One window from the genome of Gadus macrocephalus chromosome 7, ASM3116895v1 encodes:
- the LOC132461192 gene encoding uncharacterized protein LOC132461192 isoform X2: MASVTRLLVILEEDSCIKLELPNGIPGSVDEVIEEIKNISGLTNEIRLQYYDADFSSWVNLTKTSDLKDLATLKVVQPPPVTLVFEPVDLSVNEANVHSQDDASISSSACSDDTLPVSDASSDTFRKEQWPKVFIIPTFSLSTESQLKAGNAEYQSNQVRLTPSSKMISDILERLADKVYSYRSYPSDADLSEVAQALTQTHPCLKEPGSFNHSYGWKQRLKTKMYNYRTYLKSHSSSSDELTVNSVKRKSPTDAHPAKNIKKPRRAESNHYPSLPHGETPESMEQERIALLTEVKKRNNGKTIRAKMAQTFAFRRQEIVNKKASLEDIIERWPALFEVQEINAEFHRVTTIPLEARFMEKLDEKCIELIQVVRKKGGATREKTKLLPVVEKDTDIGTRREIALKCLIINMRESMDDLVQEFLVSEKEEAEHILQGATMAIYIIRDAQAAPKDIGIILEGQEVVNELPSVANAVAILMGLLYVLNMEYPKTLKQTFEYIQKVLMELDPKGMTTKVKKLYDQLYSTA, translated from the exons ATGGCGAGTGTCACACGGCTCCTGGTGATTTTAGAAGAGGACAGTTGCATCAAGCTGGAGCTTCCGAATGGCATCCCTGGCTCCGTTGACGAAGTCATCGAAGAAATAAAGAATATTTCTGGTCTAACTAATGAAATACGGCTTCAGTACTACGATGCTGACTTCAGCAGTTGGGTTAACTTGACTAAAACTTCAGACCTGAAGGATCTTGCCACTTTGAAGGTTGTTCAACCCCCCCCTGTGACATTAGTCTTTGAGCCAGTTGACCTCTCTGTGAATGAGGCCAATGTTCACAGCCAAGATGATGCAAGTATCTCTTCATCTGCATGCTCAGATGATACATTACCTGTAAGCGACGCTTCCTCGGACACCTTCAGAAAGGAGCAGTGGCCCAAGGTGTTCATCATCCCTACTTTCTCACTTTCCACAGAATCTCAACTTAAGGCTGGAAATGCAGAGTATCAGAGCAACCAGGTTAGACTGACTCCCAGCTCTAAAATGATTTCCGACATACTTGAAAGACTCGCTGACAAAGTCTATTCGTACAGATCCTATCCTAGTGATGCAGACTTGAGTGAAGTGGCACAggcgctcacacagacacacccctgtCTGAAAGAACCAGGGTCCTTCAACCACAGTTACGGATGGAAACAGAGGCTCAAGACGAAGATGTATAACTATCGCACATACCTAAAATCACACAGTTCATCATCTGACGAGCTGACTGTGAATTCTGTCAAAAGAAAATCCCCCACCGACGCCCACCCAGCAAAGAACATAAAAAAACCCAGGAGAGCCGAGTCTAACCATTACCCATCTCTACCTCATGGCGAGACCCCTGAGTCCATGGAACAAGAGAGAATAGCCCTTTTGACTGAAGTAAAGAAAAGGAACAATGGCAAAACAATAAGAGCGAAGATGGCTCAGACGTTCGCATTTCGGAGGCAAGAAATTGTCAACAAGAAAGCATCTTTGGAGGATATTATTGAGAGATGGCCAGCACTCTTCGAAGTCCAAGAG ATAAATGCAGAGTTCCACAGAGTAACCACAATACCCCTTGAAGCAAGGTTCATGGAGAAACTTGACGAGAAGTGCATCGAACTGATTCAGGTTGTCAGAAAGAAGGGTGGAGCAACTCGGGAGAAGACAAAGCTCCTGCCAGTTGTAGAAAAG GATACTGATATCGGTACAAGGAGGGAGATCGCTCTCAAATGTCTCATCATCAACATGAGAGAATCAATGGATGATCTGGTCCAAGAATTCCTG GTGTCGGAGAAGGAAGAGGCTGAACACATTCTTCAGGGGGCAACCATGGCAATCTACATCATCAGAGATGCACAAGCTGCACCCAAAGACATTGGCATTATACTTGAGGGACAAGAGGTTGTGAACGAGTTGCCGTCTGTCGCAAATGCTGTCGCCATTCTCATGGGACTCCTTTATGTTCTCAATATGGAATATCCAAAGACATTGAAACAGACATTTGAATATATCCAGAAAGTCCTCATGGAGCTGGACCCGAAAGGCATGACCACCAAGGTCAAGAAGCTCTACGACCAGCTATACAGTACAGCTTAG
- the LOC132461192 gene encoding uncharacterized protein LOC132461192 isoform X3: protein MASVTRLLVILEEDSCIKLELPNGIPGSVDEVIEEIKNISGLTNEIRLQYYDADFSSWVNLTKTSDLKDLATLKVVQPPPVTLVFEPVDLSVNEANVHSQDDASISSSACSDDTLPNLNLRLEMQSIRATRSYPSDADLSEVAQALTQTHPCLKEPGSFNHSYGWKQRLKTKMYNYRTYLKSHSSSSDELTVNSVKRKSPTDAHPAKNIKKPRRAESNHYPSLPHGETPESMEQERIALLTEVKKRNNGKTIRAKMAQTFAFRRQEIVNKKASLEDIIERWPALFEVQEINAEFHRVTTIPLEARFMEKLDEKCIELIQVVRKKGGATREKTKLLPVVEKDTDIGTRREIALKCLIINMRESMDDLVQEFLVSEKEEAEHILQGATMAIYIIRDAQAAPKDIGIILEGQEVVNELPSVANAVAILMGLLYVLNMEYPKTLKQTFEYIQKVLMELDPKGMTTKVKKLYDQLYSTA from the exons ATGGCGAGTGTCACACGGCTCCTGGTGATTTTAGAAGAGGACAGTTGCATCAAGCTGGAGCTTCCGAATGGCATCCCTGGCTCCGTTGACGAAGTCATCGAAGAAATAAAGAATATTTCTGGTCTAACTAATGAAATACGGCTTCAGTACTACGATGCTGACTTCAGCAGTTGGGTTAACTTGACTAAAACTTCAGACCTGAAGGATCTTGCCACTTTGAAGGTTGTTCAACCCCCCCCTGTGACATTAGTCTTTGAGCCAGTTGACCTCTCTGTGAATGAGGCCAATGTTCACAGCCAAGATGATGCAAGTATCTCTTCATCTGCATGCTCAGATGATACATTACCT AATCTCAACTTAAGGCTGGAAATGCAGAGTATCAGAGCAACCAG ATCCTATCCTAGTGATGCAGACTTGAGTGAAGTGGCACAggcgctcacacagacacacccctgtCTGAAAGAACCAGGGTCCTTCAACCACAGTTACGGATGGAAACAGAGGCTCAAGACGAAGATGTATAACTATCGCACATACCTAAAATCACACAGTTCATCATCTGACGAGCTGACTGTGAATTCTGTCAAAAGAAAATCCCCCACCGACGCCCACCCAGCAAAGAACATAAAAAAACCCAGGAGAGCCGAGTCTAACCATTACCCATCTCTACCTCATGGCGAGACCCCTGAGTCCATGGAACAAGAGAGAATAGCCCTTTTGACTGAAGTAAAGAAAAGGAACAATGGCAAAACAATAAGAGCGAAGATGGCTCAGACGTTCGCATTTCGGAGGCAAGAAATTGTCAACAAGAAAGCATCTTTGGAGGATATTATTGAGAGATGGCCAGCACTCTTCGAAGTCCAAGAG ATAAATGCAGAGTTCCACAGAGTAACCACAATACCCCTTGAAGCAAGGTTCATGGAGAAACTTGACGAGAAGTGCATCGAACTGATTCAGGTTGTCAGAAAGAAGGGTGGAGCAACTCGGGAGAAGACAAAGCTCCTGCCAGTTGTAGAAAAG GATACTGATATCGGTACAAGGAGGGAGATCGCTCTCAAATGTCTCATCATCAACATGAGAGAATCAATGGATGATCTGGTCCAAGAATTCCTG GTGTCGGAGAAGGAAGAGGCTGAACACATTCTTCAGGGGGCAACCATGGCAATCTACATCATCAGAGATGCACAAGCTGCACCCAAAGACATTGGCATTATACTTGAGGGACAAGAGGTTGTGAACGAGTTGCCGTCTGTCGCAAATGCTGTCGCCATTCTCATGGGACTCCTTTATGTTCTCAATATGGAATATCCAAAGACATTGAAACAGACATTTGAATATATCCAGAAAGTCCTCATGGAGCTGGACCCGAAAGGCATGACCACCAAGGTCAAGAAGCTCTACGACCAGCTATACAGTACAGCTTAG
- the LOC132461192 gene encoding uncharacterized protein LOC132461192 isoform X1 yields the protein MWRCKDCDYSCTRRSELLKHYRLDHQHYGRHHPYLCLYENCPFSCKTWNALKKHLSTNHFSQQSSTEEISHLKCHVCGYSQLSTETDFFHHIGQHLKNNESVPCMYVDCSYQTNIYGSFHTHKWRKHKVCTVGDLKPGIVHRSIVNPSALDSSNSDTELNEDLLFDEPTFEEPRDLTKDVELKLASVLLKLEHSYLVSSAAVNLLLEELQYLIGTVSVPVTQKTITQFLGAHNCQVDGSLVQDLATEICTSHPIQLAIGTQGPLSTAWKRNKYYITKFSVVEPVEFVIDQKNRRSFQYIPVLKTLQQVLNCETILSSAVNLNEKLQSVLSEKQVYRCLWDGAIFKENTLFSNECAVSLILYIDDFEVCNPLGTSRKKHKICAIYWILGNLPPGSHSSLSSIYLAALINSDDVKLYGYDIVLEPLISDILILEQHGIFVPKLGKCVKGTIQCVVADNLGAHGIAGFLESFSGAYICRFCTATKLEIQTRDVGSEAFSLRTEEGHGRHLKTLEEESLVNCFGVKRRCVLSEKLTHFNVTTGFPPDIVHDLFEGIVPVEVALCLSVLTSKYFTLNFLNDSIKTFPFKWTDKANCPHPVPLTYKIRRTVGGNSHENWSLIRFLPLLLGQKVPADEPAWNLLTDLKDIVDLVVTPVHTDETIAYLNFKISEHRVRFKEVFPDTNLLPKHHFLEHYPQLIRQFGPLVSLWTLRFEAKHSFFKRVVRHTRCFKNVLLSLAQRHQLSMAHHIYTCGFPKPLLEVKKFSTVSIDVLKDDIARAVKHKNPNVKEVSLAENVTYNGFNYRLGMILAHGSLEGMPAFIEIIQMVVLQKELVFIVRKLSAWYLEHFRAYQLEISPTKEIEVLEPSQLTDPYPLADYTVGTMRLITLKRYIHV from the coding sequence ATGTGGAGGTGCAAGGACTGTGACTATTCATGTACCAGAAGATCTGAATTGCTTAAGCATTATAGACTAGATCATCAACATTATGGAAGGCACCATCCTTACCTCTGTCTATATGAAAACTGTCCATTTTCATGTAAAACATGGAATGCTTTAAAGAAGCATCTTTCTACAAACCACTTTTCTCAGCAATCCTCAACAGAAGAGATCTCACATTTGAAGTGCCACGTTTGTGGGTACTCGCAACTTTCTACTGAAACTGACTTTTTTCACCACATTGGCCAACATTTGAAGAATAATGAATCAGTTCCTTGTATGTATGTTGATTGTTCATATCAAACCAACATATATGGAAGTTTTCACACTCACAAATGGAGAAAACACAAAGTGTGTACAGTTGGAGATTTAAAACCTGGAATAGTTCACAGGTCAATCGTCAATCCCTCTGCTTTAGATTCAAGTAACAGTGACACTGAGTTGAATGAAGATTTACTATTTGATGAACCAACTTTTGAAGAACCTAGAGATTTGACAAAAGATGTTGAGCTAAAATTAGCCTCAGTTTTACTGAAATTAGAACATAGTTACCTGGTGTCAAGTGCAGCTGTAAATTTACTCCTTGAGGAACTGCAATATCTCATTGGGACTGTTTCTGTGCCGGTCACCCAGAAGACTATCACTCAGTTTTTAGGGGCTCACAATTGTCAAGTAGATGGATCACTTGTCCAAGACTTAGCCACAGAAATCTGCACATCACATCCTATTCAACTCGCTATCGGAACACAAGGCCCATTGTCTACTGCATGGAAGCgcaacaaatattatattactaAGTTTAGTGTAGTGGAACCAGTAGAATTTGTAATTGACCAAAAGAACAGAAGGTCTTTTCAATATATTCCTGTACTAAAAACGTTGCAGCAGGTTTTGAACTGTGAGACTATCCTAAGCAGTGCAGTTAATTTGAACGAGAAACTTCAATCAGTGTTAAGTGAGAAGCAGGTTTACAGATGTCTCTGGGATGGTGCAatttttaaagaaaacacacTTTTCTCAAATGAGTGTGCCGTTTCCTTAATTCTCTATATAGATGATTTTGAGGTGTGCAACCCCCTTGGCACATCgcgtaaaaaacataaaatctgtGCCATATATTGGATTTTAGGCAATCTGCCACCTGGTTCTCATTCTTCGTTGTCATCAATCTACTTGGCTGCATTGATTAATAGTGATGATGTAAAGTTGTATGGATATGACATTGTTCTAGAACCTTTGATTAGTGATATCCTTATTTTGGAACAACATGGAATATTTGTGCCCAAGTTAGGGAAATGTGTAAAGGGAACAATTCAATGTGTTGTTGCTGACAACCTCGGTGCCCACGGTATTGCTGGTTTTTTGGAGAGTTTTTCTGGTGCATACATTTGTAGGTTTTGTACAGCCACGAAATTAGAAATTCAAACAAGGGACGTAGGGAGTGAAGCATTCTCtttgaggacagaggagggtcACGGAAGACATCTTAAAACCCTTGAGGAAGAATCATTGGTCAATTGTTTTGGTGTTAAGAGGAGGTGTGTTTTGTCGGAAAAACTTACTCATTTTAATGTCACTACTGGCTTTCCACCTGACATTGTTCATGATTTATTTGAAGGAATTGTTCCAGTTGAAGtagctctgtgtctctctgtgctcaCCTCGAAGTACTTTACTTTGAACTTTTTGAATGACTCTATAAAAACTTTCCCCTTCAAGTGGACTGATAAAGCAAATTGCCCCCATCCTGTGCCACTGACCTACAAAATTAGGAGAACAGTTGGTGGCAATTCTCACGAGAATTGGAGTTTGATCAGGTTTTTGCCACTCCTCCTCGGGCAGAAAGTGCCTGCTGATGAACCTGCCTGGAATCTCCTCACTGACTTAAAGGACATTGTGGACCTTGTTGTCACACCGGTGCATACTGATGAAACAATAGCTTATTTGAATTTCAAAATCTCTGAGCATAGAGTGCGGTTCAAGGAGGTTTTCCCAGACACCAACTTGCTTCCTAAGCATCACTTCTTAGAACATTATCCACAGCTAATTCGTCAGTTTGGCCCTTTAGTTTCTCTTTGGACTTTACGATTCGAAGCGAAGCATAGCTTTTTTAAGAGAGTTGTGCGGCACACTCGATGCTTTAAAAATGTGTTGTTGTCCTTGGCACAGAGACACCAATTATCCATGGCACACCATATTTACACCTGTGGCTTTCCTAAACCTCTCCTGGAAGTGAAAAAGTTCTCAACTGTTAGCATTGATGTCCTGAAAGATGATATTGCACGGGCTGTGAAACACAAGAACCCAAACGTGAAGGAAGTGTCTTTGGCCGAGAACGTCACCTATAATGGATTTAACTACAGACTTGGAATGATCCTTGCTCATGGTTCACTTGAAGGAATGCCTGCATTTATTGAAATCATCCAGATGGTGGTTCTCCAAAAGGAGTTGGTCTTCATTGTTAGGAAACTAAGTGCTTGGTACCTGGAACACTTTAGAGCCTATCAACTTGAAATCTCGCCTACAAAGGAGATAGAAGTTCTGGAGCCATCTCAACTGACTGATCCTTACCCTTTGGCAGACTACACAGTTGGGACAATGAGGCTTATCACCCTGAAGCGATATATTCACGTTTAA